The Shinella zoogloeoides genome contains the following window.
CCGAAGGCGGCCAGGACTTCGTCGTCGAGGCCTTCCTTGTGGTAGGCGAGCGGCACGTCGTAGATCGACGCGACATCGAGCGCCTGGATGACCGCCGAGGGACGCACATTGCAGAACAGCGAAAGCTTCTTGCGTTCGGCTTCCGGGATTTCCCGGTCCGCACGCACCAGCAGGATATCGGGGTGAATGCCGAGCGCCTGCAGTTCCTTCACGGAATGCTGCGTCGGCTTGGTCTTCAGCTCGCCGGCGGCCGGGATATAGGGCATCAGCGTCAGGTGGACATAGACGGCCGTGCCGCGCGGCAGGTCGTTGCCGAGCTGGCGGATCGCTTCCATGAAGGGCATGGCCTCGATGTCGCCCACCGTGCCGCCGATCTCGCAGAGCACGAAGTCGTAGTCGTCATTGCCTTCGGTGACGAAGTTCTTGATCTCGTTGGTGACGTGCGGAATGACCTGCACGGTCGCACCGAGATAGTCGCCGCGGCGTTCCTTGTCGATGATGTTCTTGTAGATGCGGCCGGTGGTGATGTTGTCGGTCTTGGTCGCCGAGCGGCCGGTGAAGCGCTCGTAATGGCCAAGGTCGAGGTCGGTTTCCGCACCGTCGTCGGTGACGAACACTTCGCCGTGCTGCGTCGGGCTCATGGTGCCCGGGTCGACATTGAGATAGGGGTCCAGCTTCCGCAGGCGAACGCGGTAACCGCGGGCCTGAAGGAGAGCTCCGAGTGCAGCGGCTGCGATGCCTTTTCCGAGGGAAGAAACCACGCCGCCTGTGATGAATACATATCGCGCCATGGGAGTCACCGGATACCTTTTCAAAATCGATTCCGCCACCGAAAAATCACCTTGACCGTGATTTCGGAAGTCGCAATCGGCGTTTTACACAGAAGAAGGCCGGTTGGTTTGCGCCAACCGGCCGGTTTGTTTTCGTTTTCGCGGCTTACTGGCCGCTCGGAACGCCGGCGTTGCCGCCCTGCCCCGTTGCGGCACCCGTGTCGGTGCCCGTCGCCGTGCCGGAATTGGCCGGCGTGTTGCCGGTGCCGGTGGCAGCGCCGCCCTCGGTCGGAACGGCATCCGTGCCGGTCGTCGCGGGCGTCTGGTTCGTGTTGGTCTGCGTATCTTGCTTCTGCTCGCCGCCGCCGAGGGCGTCGAGGACGCCGCCCGTGCCGGTCGTGCCCGGAATACGGTCGAGAATATCGGTCGGCCGCGTCTCGTAGCGGGCATAGATGCCCATGCCGAGCGCCAAGACGAAGAACAGCGTGGCGAGGATCGCCGTGGTGCGCGTCAGGGCATTGGCCGTGCCGCGGGCCGACATGAAGCCGGAGCCGCCGCCGATGCCGAGGCCGCCGCCTTCGGACCGCTGGATCAGCACGACGCCGATCAGCGCGACGACGACCATGAGATAGATGACGAGCAAGATGGTCTGCATGTTTTCCAGGTCCCGGCCAAACGGCCCACATTTTCAGGTTTGCGGCTCAATATACCAAGCCGTGCGCCATTCCAAGCCCTTACCGGCCAATCCGCCCGCCCTTTTGCGGAGCAGGCGGAGAAAGCCTCAGGCCGTCAGCGCTTCATATGCACGGTAGATGGCAAGGAAGTCGTCGGATTTCAAGCTCGCCCCGCCGATCAGCGCGCCGTCGACATTGGCGACGCCCATCAGTTCCCCGGCATTGCCCGGCTTGACCGAGCCGCCGTAGAGAATGCGCATCTTCGCGCCTTCGCCGGCGAAGCGGGCGGTCAGTTCGGCGCGCATGAAGGCATGCGCCTCCTCCACATCCGCCGCCGTCGGCGTCAGGCCCGTACCGATCGCCCAGACCGGCTCATAGGCGATGACGGTATTTTGCGCGGTCGCGCCGTCCGGCACGGAGGCGGCAAGCTGCGTCTTCAGCACGTCGAGCGTCTTGCCCGCCTTGCGCTCGTCGCCGGTCTCGCCGATGCAGACGATGGCGACGAGATCGTTCTGGTGGGCGATCTCAGCCTTGGCGCGCACCAGCGCGTCACTTTCCTCGTGATCCGTGCGGCGCTCGGAATGGCCGACGATGACATGGGTGCCAAAGCAATCGGCGATCATCTCGGCGGAGACATCGCCGGTATGCGCGCCGGAGGCCTTCTCGTGGCAATCCTGCGCGCCGATCTGCAGCGGGCTGTCGTCGCACAGCGCGGTCGCCACATAGAGAAGCGTCGCCGGCGGGCAGATCAGCGTTTCCACCTTCTGCGAAAGCGGCCCCTTCACACCCTCGGCCATCGCCTTGATCTGGTCGAGCGATGCGCGCGTGCCGTTCATCTTCCAGTTTCCGGCGACGAGCGGTGTAACGTCCGGTGTCATGAGCATCCCCTTCCATGAAATCAACCGCATGGGGCGTAGCAAATCGGGGCCGGCAAGAAAAGGTGCGTTCTGCGGCGGCAGGGCCGGAATCGGGCTTGAATATTGCAGGCTTCTGAACCGTAATATCGTCAGGGCGAACTCGATCATGCAGGATGGATGGGGCGCATGCTTTCCTCACGACGCCTTATAGCCGGCGCGGCGGTCGCGCTTCTGCTTGCCGGCGCCGCCGTGGCGCAGGAGAGCCAGCCGCAGACGCGCGGCCTGATGCCCATCAAGACCGCTGTCGGCCGCGTGACGGCCGAGGAGGCGGAGGCCTCGCGGGAAATCGGCGCAAAGCGCGTCGCGCTCGTCGTCGGCATGGGCGCCTATACGTCCATCGCGCCGCTGCGCAACACCGAGGCGGATGCGCGCGCCGTCGCCACGATGCTCGAACGGCTCGGCTTCACGGTGGACCTCGCCGTCGATATCCCCCTCGACCAGATGAAGGACACGATCGCCGCCTTCTCCCGCAAATCGGAAACCGCCGATATCGCCATGGTCTATTATGCCGGCCACGGGGTCGAGGCGGCCGGCGAGAACTACCTGATCCCCATCGACATCCAGATCGACGATCCCGCAAAGATACCGGACCGGGCCGTCAGCCTGCGCTCGGTGCTCGGCAGCGTCGCCCATGCCCGCAAGCTGCGCATCGTCATCCTCGATTCCTGCCGCAACAACCCCTTCCCCGCCTCGCCTGGCTTTACCGCGGCGGCAGGCGTGGCAGGCGCTTCTGCCATGGGCGGCGGCGGGCTTTCCGCACCCGATCCCTCGCAGGGCATGCTTGTCGTCTATGCGGCGGAGGGCGGCAAGGTGGCGCTCGACGGCGAAGGCGAACACAGTCCCTTCACCAGCGCGATCCTCGAAAGCCTGCCGCGCCCCAATGTCGAGATCGGCCTCGTCTTTCGCCAGATCCGCGACCGCGTCATGACGCTGACGGCCAACCGCCAGCAGCCGCATTTCTACGGCTCGCTCTCCGGCGCGCCCTTTTTCCTTGCCGGCGAGGACGCCAGGGTCGCCGCCATAACCGACAAGGCCGGCCAGTGGCAGGCGCTGAAGCCCGATCAGGTCGAGCAGCTCGCGAGCCTTGCCGAAGAAGGCAACACCCGCGCCATGATCGGCCTCGGCTATATGGCCCTCTCGCCGGATTCGGCGAAATTCCAGCCCGCCGAGGCCTTCCGGCTGTTCAGCAAGGCGGCCGAGGCCGGGGATGCCGAAGCCATGTTCGAACTCGGCAAGCTGCATGAAAAGGGTATCGGCACCCCGCAAAACGTGCCCGAAGCGCTGAAACTCTACCGCAAGTCCGCCGATCTCGGCTTCGCCGATGCCATCAACGACCTCGGCTTCCTCTATTATCAGGGCGCCGAAGGCCTGCCGCGCGATCCAAAGCAGGCCATCGCGCTTTTCGTCAAGGCGGCGGACCTGCGCCATCCGCAGGCCATGTTCAACGTCGCCGCGCTGATCGACGACGGCATGATCCCCGGAAAGACGCCGCAGGATGCAGCCGCCTATCTCTATCAGGCGCTGCGCTCCGGCGTTTCGGACGTATTGGAGCAGCTCACCAGCCGCCCGACCATGTTCAAGCCGGAAACCCGCCGCGCGCTTCAGGCCGAGTTGCAGCGCAACCAGTTCTATGCCGGCGCGCTGGACGGCGATCTCGGCGCAGGCACCCAGCGCGGCATGCGCATCGCCTTCGGGCAGGCACAATAGCGGAGATAGCAATGAGGAAACCGGAAGCCCTGCGTTCGATCCAGACCGTGCTTCTCACCGCGGCGCTCACGCTCGCCGGCCTGCCGGAGACCTACGGTCAGGTGGCGCCGCCGCCCGGCGGCGGTGGCGGGACGACCACCACCGGAAGCTCCGGCGGACTGACGACCGGCAGGAGTTCGAACCACACCTCCATCGAGACCACGACGCCGACCGAATACCTCACCCTCTCGATCGCCCGGAACATCGGTGCGGCGAGCGAGGAATGCGCCGCCTACGACCCGGTCTACCGCATCGACTGCCTGCGCCAGCGCCTTCTCGACATCGCCCAGCGCATCCCGAAGGGACCGGCCTATGACGAGGCCCGGCAGATCGTCCGCCAGGCTGCCGGCAGGCTCGGCCGCATCCAGGCCGCCAATGTCGACGCCAAGGCCCCGCGCATCCGCTCGCGCGGCAATGCGCGCATCAAGACGACGAAAACCTATACGGCCATCCGCCGCCGCAATCTGGAAAAGGCCATGGATCAGGCGCGGCAGGTCATAGAGGAAGCGCAGACGCAGCTTCTGCGCGCCTCGGAAAACTCCGAGAAGCGGGCGAGCCATTACCGGCAGATCGCCGCCGCCGTCGGCTCGACCAAGGTTCTGCTGCGCTCGACGTAAGGCGTTACTGCGCCAGCAGCCAGTTCAGCGTCTCGCGCCAGTCGGTCATGCGCACGGGCGTGCCGTGGCCGCCGGTCTGGAACAGCACGAAGCGCGTCGGAATGCCCGCCTTGCGCAGCTTGCGGAAGACGGCGACCTGATCGTTGGCGGCATAGACGCTGTCGCTGTCGCCATGGGCGAAGAAGACCGGCAGCTTCGCCTTGAAGGCGGCGGTCCTGGCATAGTCGCCATCCGCCGCCCCGCCCATCAGCACCATGCCGGCAAGGTTCTTCACCGCCGTCGCATCGCGCGCCACGCGGGCGCAGATGAAGCTGCCCATCGAGGCGCAGGCGAGGATGACGGGCCTGTCCGGCGAAAGCGCCCGGGCGCGCAGGATGAGGCCGGAGACAAGCGCCGCGCCCTTGTCGTCGAAGGATGGAACGCTCGGCGCGTAGTAGACGCCGCCGTTCTGCACCGCGAGGTTCTTGATGCGGTTGAAATTGCCGCCGAAATTCCAGTCGTTGTTGCCAAGCCGCCGGTCCCCGCCGCGGCCGTGGATGAAGATGACCGTGAAGGCCGCCCCCTCCTCCTTGCCCGTCATCGCCACATCGAGCGGCCCCGTGGGCGTATCGATCGTGAGGTTGCGCTGCGCCTTCTTCACCGCCGTGGAGACATAGGCGGACTTCACCCGCCGTTCCGGGATCTGGTCGCGGCCGTTGATGTCGCGCATCTCCTCGTAATCGACGACGCGCAGCGCCCCGTCATCCGCCGTCTCGATGAGCCGGCCATAGCCGAAAAGCTCGTCTTTCCACGGCTTCAGCGTCAGCGCGGCGGCGTCCTGGGCCGCCATCGCGGCGAAGGTCGCGGCCAAAAGCAGCCGGCGAAGGCAATGAACTGTGGACTGAGGCATGAACCGGCGCTCCCTTGGGGTGGCGATACTTGCCATCCGCCCGCGCACAACGCAATCCTCCACAGGCGTCGGCATACCCGGACATCGCGAAAACCCGCAGAATCTGGCAGAGTCACCCGTGATTCGCCGACGACCTGATCTTCGCCAGCCCCCGATCCTTTCATATCGGAATATGGGACTGGCAACCGGAACAAACTCTGAACGGCCCATGCAAGACGACAACAACGACCTCTTCGCCAACATGCCTTCCGAACCCGCCCGGCAGCCCGCCGCGCCGGAGGACAAGGCCGCGCGCGCGCCTGTCCCGGCCCCTGCCGCCGAAAGCCGGCCGGCCCCGGTCCAGCCCGAAGGCTCCGGCGGCTACGATGCCTCGGCCATCCGCGTGCTGGAAGGCCTGGAGCCGGTGCGCATGCGTCCCGGCATGTATATCGGCGGCACGGACGAGAAGGCGCTGCACCACCTCTTCGCCGAAGTCATCGACAACTCGATGGACGAAGCCGTCGCCGGTCACGCCAATTTCATCGAAGTCAATCTCGACGCCGAAGGCTTCCTGACCGTCACGGACAACGGCCGCGGCATCCCCGTCGAGAACCACCCGCAGATGCCGGGCAAGTCGACGCTCGAGGTCATCCTCACCGTGCTCCATGCCGGCGGCAAGTTCGAAGGCAAGGCCTACGAGACCTCGGGCGGCCTGCACGGCGTCGGCGTCTCGGTGGTGAACGCGCTTTCCGACCAGCTCGAAGTCGAGGTCGCGCGCAACAAGAAGCTCTATCGCCAGCGCTTTTCGCGCGGCAAGCCGGTCGGCGGCCTGGAAGAACTCGGCGACGTGCATAACCGGCGCGGCACGAAGGTGCGCTTCCATCCCGACCCGGAAATCTTCGGCGCGCATGCCCGTTTCGATCCCGGCCGCGTCTTCCGCATGGCCCGTTCCAAGGCCTATCTCTTCGGCGGCGTCGAAATCCGCTGGAGCTGCGATCCCTCCCTGCTGCCGGAAGGCTCGGAAACGCCGGAGAAGGCCGTCTTCCACTTCCCCGGCGGCCTGAAGGACTATCTGCAGGCGACGCTCGGCAAGGAATATACCGTCACGCGCGAAATCTTCGCCGGCAAGAGCGAGAAGTCGGGCGGCCACGGCTCGCTGGAATGGGCCGTCACCTGGTACGGCGGCGATTCGCTGATCCATTCCTATTGCAACACCATCCCCACGGCCGACGGCGGCACGCACGAGGCGGGCCTGCGCATCGCGCTGACCAAGGGCCTGAAGAACTACGCCGAGCTGACGCAGAACAAGCGCGCCGCCGCCATCACCACCGACGACGTGATGATCTCGGCGGTCGGCATGCTCTCGGTCTTCATCCGCGAGCCGGAATTCGTCGGCCAGACGAAGGACAAGCTCGCCACCGTCGAGGCCCAGCGCATCGTCGAGAACGCGCTGCGCGACCCCTTCGACCACTATCTTGCCGACAATCCGGCGGAAGCCGCAAAGCTTCTCGAATGGGTGATCGAGCGCGCGGAAGAGCGCATGCGCCGCCGCAAGGAAAAGGAAGTGAGCCGCAAGACGGCCGTGCGCAAGCTGCGCCTTCCCGGCAAGCTTGCCGACTGCTCGCAGAATTCCGCCGAGGGCGCCGAACTCTTCATCGTCGAGGGCGATTCGGCCGGCGGCTCGGCCAAGCAGGCGCGCAACCGCGCCAATCAGGCGATTCTCCCGCTGCGCGGAAAAATCCTCAACGTCGCCAGCGCCGGCCGCGAAAAGCTCAGCGCCAACCAGCAGATTTCCGATCTCGTGCAGGCGCTCGGCTGCGGCACGCGCTCGAAATACCGCGACGAGGACCTGCGCTACGAGCGCGTCATCGTCATGACCGACGCCGACGTCGACGGCGCGCATATCGCTTCGCTGCTCATCACCTTCTTCTATCAGGAGATGCCGGACCTCATTCGCGGCGGGCATCTCTATCTCGCCGTGCCGCCGCTCTACCGTCTCAGCCAGGGCGGCAAGACGCTCTATGCCCGCGACGACCCGCATCGCGAGGAGCTGATGCGCACCGAGTTCAACGGACGCGGCAAGGTGGAGATCGGCCGCTTCAAGGGCCTCGGTGAAATGCTGCCGGCGCAGCTCAAGGAAACGACGATGGACCCGTCCAAGCGCACCCTGCTGAAGGTGGCTATCGACGACGTCGACTTCGAAGGCACGCGCACGGCGGTGGACGACCTGATGGGCACCAAGCCGGAGGCCCGGTTCCGCTTCATCCAGGAGCGCGCCGTCTTCGCCGACAACCTCGACATCTGAGGCATTGCCGCCATACTTTCGCGGCAATGCCGGCCTCTAACCGGGGCCATCCAACGCGGAAAGGACGGCCATGAAAGCAGCGCTCATCGTCATGACGATCATGGGCTGCGACGACAGCGCGACCCAGTGCCACTATATCGACACGGTCGATCGGAGCTGGCAGACCGTGGCGCTGTGCGACGCCCAGGCCGAGACCTATATCAACCGCCACCAGAACAAGAACTATCCCGTCATCGTCGCCGTCTGCGAAAGCTCCGGCAACCGCATGACCGCGGATGTGGCCACGCCCGAAACGCCGGCCGACGCCACGGCCGGGACGCAAATCCCCGCTCCCGTCGAGACGGCGGAGGAAAAGCAGGGCCTTGCCGCCCGCGCGCTCGGCTTTGTGAAAAAGGCGATCCCGGACGCCGCCTCCCTCAAGGCGGCCGTCACGACGCCGGTGCGCTATGCCGAAAGCGGATATTCCTGGGTCGTGAAGCGGTTTGCCGATTGATGGATGGAGGAATGGCTCGGAACGACACGATGAAGAGCCATACAGGAGAAGCTCCCAACCTCTCCTCCGTCATCCTCGGGCTTGTCCCGAGGATCTGCTGAGCTTCAAAATCCGATAAGTTGGTAGATCCTCGGGACAAGCCCGAGGATGACGGGAGAGGGTCTACGCCGCTTCCCGCGTGGCGATGAGCGCATAGCTGCGCGCCGTCTGGCGCTGTTCGGCAATGGCAAGCCGCTCGACCATTTCCAGCATCGACCGGCAGGACGCGCCCTCAGCGCCACGGGCGCGGGAAAGCAGCCTTTCGGAGAGGGAAAGCAGGCCGTCCCCGCCCTTCGCCTCACGCCTGAGCAGCATCGTCGCCTCGGCGAAGAGCGCGCTGATATCGCGGCCAAGACCCGTGGTCTCATAGAGCGCGCGCACGGCCGCCTCGCGGCCGTCGGAGAGGATGGAACGCACGCGCCGCTCCGCCTGCCCGGAAAGATTGGCGATGGAGACGGCGAAGAACTCGGCCCGGCCCGTGCAGAGCGCATGCATCAGGAAAACCGGCGTCAGCCTGCCGGCAAGGCGCAGATGCTCCACCAGCGCCGGCATTTCCCCATTGGCGACATCCGCCACCATGCCGATCGTCGCTACGTCGCAGGCCTCGCGCGTGATACGCTCGACACGGCTCGAACCGACAGCCGCCTGAATGAGACCGAAGCCCGCCAGCGCCGAACCGATCTTCTCGACCAGCGCGTGGCGCGCATCGCTCGGCAGGTCTTCGCGGTCGAGCAGCAGCGCCCGGATTTCCGCATCGTGGCCGAGCCGGTCGGCAATGCGCGTCAGACTGCGGCGGGAGAGCGCCGCACCCTCATTTTCCAGAAGCACCAGCAGGTCCGCCGCCTCGCCGACTTCGGCGAGCGCGGCCGAAACGGGCCGCGAGACGAAAGCGCGGTGCGCGATCAGCATGCGCGTCGCCTCACCGCCCTTGGCGGCAAGATCGACGAGATCGGCGTCCGTCAGCACAGGCGAACGAAGAAGGATATGGGCGGCGATTTCCGGCTGGTCTTCGGCAAGCGGCAGCACGACGGCGCGCGGCGCGTCCTCGCTGTCCGCCAGCGCCTCGGCCAGCCCCAGCCGCACCTGCGGCGCGGGATCGTCGAGCAGGAAGATCATGGCCATTTCGGCCGCGTGCCGGTCATCCGGCGCGATACGCGCCCGCGCATAGGCCCGCGCCAGAACGCTGGCCGCCTTCGCCCTGTCGGCGGCCCGCGCAGTCTCGACCCAACGGAGAAATGCATGAACGATCAATGGACGCCCCAAACGCCTAAACGCTACTGACACCACCCTAGCGCCAAAGTGTTTAAGATTGGTTCACCATGTCCGTTAACCTGCCGGTGACGCAGCCTTACCCGGCCTTCGGCCGCGTCATGGCGAAGACGTCCGATCCGCCGTCGCAATAATCCATATAGCCCATGCGCCCGAGCGGGCGGGCGACGGCCATGTCGATCATGCCGTCCGTCAGGATCTCCCGGCCGATATGGATGCCGACAACCTGCCCGAACACAACCCAATTGTTCGATTCGCGCCCGTCGAGG
Protein-coding sequences here:
- the secG gene encoding preprotein translocase subunit SecG, coding for MQTILLVIYLMVVVALIGVVLIQRSEGGGLGIGGGSGFMSARGTANALTRTTAILATLFFVLALGMGIYARYETRPTDILDRIPGTTGTGGVLDALGGGEQKQDTQTNTNQTPATTGTDAVPTEGGAATGTGNTPANSGTATGTDTGAATGQGGNAGVPSGQ
- the parE gene encoding DNA topoisomerase IV subunit B, giving the protein MQDDNNDLFANMPSEPARQPAAPEDKAARAPVPAPAAESRPAPVQPEGSGGYDASAIRVLEGLEPVRMRPGMYIGGTDEKALHHLFAEVIDNSMDEAVAGHANFIEVNLDAEGFLTVTDNGRGIPVENHPQMPGKSTLEVILTVLHAGGKFEGKAYETSGGLHGVGVSVVNALSDQLEVEVARNKKLYRQRFSRGKPVGGLEELGDVHNRRGTKVRFHPDPEIFGAHARFDPGRVFRMARSKAYLFGGVEIRWSCDPSLLPEGSETPEKAVFHFPGGLKDYLQATLGKEYTVTREIFAGKSEKSGGHGSLEWAVTWYGGDSLIHSYCNTIPTADGGTHEAGLRIALTKGLKNYAELTQNKRAAAITTDDVMISAVGMLSVFIREPEFVGQTKDKLATVEAQRIVENALRDPFDHYLADNPAEAAKLLEWVIERAEERMRRRKEKEVSRKTAVRKLRLPGKLADCSQNSAEGAELFIVEGDSAGGSAKQARNRANQAILPLRGKILNVASAGREKLSANQQISDLVQALGCGTRSKYRDEDLRYERVIVMTDADVDGAHIASLLITFFYQEMPDLIRGGHLYLAVPPLYRLSQGGKTLYARDDPHREELMRTEFNGRGKVEIGRFKGLGEMLPAQLKETTMDPSKRTLLKVAIDDVDFEGTRTAVDDLMGTKPEARFRFIQERAVFADNLDI
- the tpiA gene encoding triose-phosphate isomerase, coding for MTPDVTPLVAGNWKMNGTRASLDQIKAMAEGVKGPLSQKVETLICPPATLLYVATALCDDSPLQIGAQDCHEKASGAHTGDVSAEMIADCFGTHVIVGHSERRTDHEESDALVRAKAEIAHQNDLVAIVCIGETGDERKAGKTLDVLKTQLAASVPDGATAQNTVIAYEPVWAIGTGLTPTAADVEEAHAFMRAELTARFAGEGAKMRILYGGSVKPGNAGELMGVANVDGALIGGASLKSDDFLAIYRAYEALTA
- a CDS encoding DUF2336 domain-containing protein codes for the protein MIVHAFLRWVETARAADRAKAASVLARAYARARIAPDDRHAAEMAMIFLLDDPAPQVRLGLAEALADSEDAPRAVVLPLAEDQPEIAAHILLRSPVLTDADLVDLAAKGGEATRMLIAHRAFVSRPVSAALAEVGEAADLLVLLENEGAALSRRSLTRIADRLGHDAEIRALLLDREDLPSDARHALVEKIGSALAGFGLIQAAVGSSRVERITREACDVATIGMVADVANGEMPALVEHLRLAGRLTPVFLMHALCTGRAEFFAVSIANLSGQAERRVRSILSDGREAAVRALYETTGLGRDISALFAEATMLLRREAKGGDGLLSLSERLLSRARGAEGASCRSMLEMVERLAIAEQRQTARSYALIATREAA
- a CDS encoding alpha/beta hydrolase — translated: MPQSTVHCLRRLLLAATFAAMAAQDAAALTLKPWKDELFGYGRLIETADDGALRVVDYEEMRDINGRDQIPERRVKSAYVSTAVKKAQRNLTIDTPTGPLDVAMTGKEEGAAFTVIFIHGRGGDRRLGNNDWNFGGNFNRIKNLAVQNGGVYYAPSVPSFDDKGAALVSGLILRARALSPDRPVILACASMGSFICARVARDATAVKNLAGMVLMGGAADGDYARTAAFKAKLPVFFAHGDSDSVYAANDQVAVFRKLRKAGIPTRFVLFQTGGHGTPVRMTDWRETLNWLLAQ
- a CDS encoding caspase family protein: MLSSRRLIAGAAVALLLAGAAVAQESQPQTRGLMPIKTAVGRVTAEEAEASREIGAKRVALVVGMGAYTSIAPLRNTEADARAVATMLERLGFTVDLAVDIPLDQMKDTIAAFSRKSETADIAMVYYAGHGVEAAGENYLIPIDIQIDDPAKIPDRAVSLRSVLGSVAHARKLRIVILDSCRNNPFPASPGFTAAAGVAGASAMGGGGLSAPDPSQGMLVVYAAEGGKVALDGEGEHSPFTSAILESLPRPNVEIGLVFRQIRDRVMTLTANRQQPHFYGSLSGAPFFLAGEDARVAAITDKAGQWQALKPDQVEQLASLAEEGNTRAMIGLGYMALSPDSAKFQPAEAFRLFSKAAEAGDAEAMFELGKLHEKGIGTPQNVPEALKLYRKSADLGFADAINDLGFLYYQGAEGLPRDPKQAIALFVKAADLRHPQAMFNVAALIDDGMIPGKTPQDAAAYLYQALRSGVSDVLEQLTSRPTMFKPETRRALQAELQRNQFYAGALDGDLGAGTQRGMRIAFGQAQ